The nucleotide window CCATGTCTCCTCCAACCTGGTCGTTCTCGGGATCTCGCCCGCCGGAGATCATCTCCGGCCGGGCACTGTCGGTATCAACGCCGTGACCGGCGTGACCATTTCCTCGATGACTTCTCGATGCGGCGCGATCCGGCTTCCCCGTCGGATCGCCTCTGCACCGCCAGTCGGGCGGCCGTCGTCACCGTCATGGTGACGACGGATCAGGCAGCGGCAGTGGCGAGCGCCTTGATGCGGTCGGGGCGGAAGCCCGACCAGTGCGCGTCGCCGGCGACCACGACGGGCGCCTGCAGGTAACCGAGTGCCATGACGTAGTCACGCGCTTCGGCATCCTCACTGATGTCGACGATCTCGTAGGACAGACCCTGCTTGTCGAGGGCCTTGTAGGTGGCATTGCACTGGACGCAGGCCGGCTTCGTGTAGACGGTGATTGACATTCGGAGGTGCTCCTCGGGTCGTAGGAATCGCCAGTGACGTGCGGTTTTCCAGCGTGAAGATGGTGATCTGGATCACCATCTCGGCAGCTACGTCGAGGAGTCGAACCGCTTCTCGTCTTGTGCCTGACTGGTAACGCAAACACTACACCTAGTGGCTGACATTTCTGGTCACCACAAGGGGTTGTGAATAACATTGATGGAAGACATGCAGGTCGGAGCGGTGCACGATCACAAATCCGGGCGTGTCCACCGCATGTTCGGCGTGTCGCTCACAGGTTGTCCCGAGGCGGTCCAC belongs to Gordonia sp. KTR9 and includes:
- a CDS encoding redoxin NrdH, with the translated sequence MSITVYTKPACVQCNATYKALDKQGLSYEIVDISEDAEARDYVMALGYLQAPVVVAGDAHWSGFRPDRIKALATAAA